The Eulemur rufifrons isolate Redbay chromosome 3, OSU_ERuf_1, whole genome shotgun sequence DNA segment TAGCCCAgcagcccaggctggggtggcCAAATCACTGCCACCATCGTCCAGAGCATGGCTGGGCAAGGAGAGCCATGCTTTTGTGCTTGAGTGGCGGCTGCCAGGCCCTCGTGCCAGGGCAGTTTGGGGTGAGTGCTGCCAGAGCGGGGCTTCCCTTGGGGCTCACCTGCTGGCCTCCCCAACCTTGGGGCTCCAGCTCCTTACTGCGGTGCTTCTCCCCAGCTCCCTTCTCTCaggatcctcagcctcccaggctcATGCACCTGCCTCCGCCACCTCTTTGGGCTCACGTCCTCTTTGGGCCTTCATTCACCTCAGGGACCCATCTCTTTGTGCCTTAACTCCCCATTCTTTCTGGAGCTTTTTGTTTCCTCAGGGCTTCTGTTCTCAGGGTTCCCTCTCCTCAGGCACGGCCCCCTGGCTCCATCCTCTTTACTGTTTCCTGActgccccaccctccctctctcagGGCCTCTCGCTTGGCAGTCATCGCTCTCGACTCCATCGCGAGTGCTGCGGCTTGCTTCCTTCCCGGCATGTGTTCTCCTGGCTTCTTTCTAGGTGGCCTGTCCTCTTgctgcagggagggctgggctgaCTGCAGGCAATTTGAGAGGGAGGGGTGGAGCTGGACCCAAAGGAAACCTTTCTCAGAGGGACAGGCTGGATAGGGTGGGCTACTGAGAAGGGGAATCCAGGGGACCCCGAGGGGCTGCCCTGCCAGCCCAAACCAAAGCTGCCTGGGCCAGGCCCAACCACTCCTGCAACAAGGCCCTGGTCAGCACTGGGCTTTGCAGCACAATAAAACATAGTCTGGACAGATGACCTGTGGCCCAGCTTCATGAAGTGTCCCCTGCATAGGTGCCATCGCAAGCCATATCCCAGAGAGAGGCTGGATGCAAAGCACTGTCCTTGACGGGTATTGGGCCAGGTGAGGGCAAGGGGACAAGCTGTGGTAGAGCTTGGgtcccaccaccaccccaggaGGCACAGGTCCTGCAGGCTGGAGTGGTCCTTGCCCTGTAGGTGCCCAGCAGACCCTGACTCCACCCTGTCCTTGGATCCTTTCCTCTTTGTCACCAACATACAGGATGTGTTCAGGGTTCCTGGCTTACCTATCTTACATCTTTTTGTACCTTCAGAGAGTAATTTTAATTGACTTGGAATGATACATTTTGGTACCAAATACTTATAAAGTCCCCCATTGTTAGATGTTAGCATTGTGAAATTAGTTTCTgtaatttactatttttcttcaaatagatgtttttgtttttgttttggctgggcgaggtggctcatgcctgtaatctcagcactctgggagcccgagacAGAAGGATCAATTGAGGCtgggagtgtgagaccagcctggacaacatagcaagaccccatctccacaaaaaaataagaaaaattagctggacattggtggtgcacacctgtagtcccagctactcaggaggattgcttgagcccaggagtttaaggttacagtgagctattttaatatgattgtgccactgcactccagcctaggcaatagagcaagaccctgtctctaaagaaaaaaaaaaatttaaaaagtatttcctaCTCCAGCagctggagaaggaagggaaatgagCCCACTTTCACTCCCTGACAGTTCACTAAAGCCATCATCAATGTGCGGGTGACAGCAAGGACTTTTACTGGGTGGAAAAGGTCTGCCCATGTACTAACAGGTTTGTCTCGGTACTGCCTGGTGTGTCACTGTTCTGAACAGACGGGCCCCCAGAGGAAGGGCAGCATTCTGCCCATGGGGAGGCCAGAGGCTGGTCGCCCAGCCGGGGCCCTCAGAGGCTCCTGCCTGCACCCTCCACATCTTGCTGAGTAAGACGTCTCCCAAAACATGATCTGGCACATTTTGGTGTTAACAATAAAACACAGTACACAAATTATTCCAATGTATTCCCAAATATATATAATCACCTAATTATATGTCACAGCCTTTAACCTTCAGCTAAATTGGTGACCTTCCCAATGTCCCTTGTGGACAGCACCGCCCATCCCTGTCGGAACACTACAGACCCCTCCGCATGTGTCCTTCCAACACCTCCACCCGCATCTTCTGCCGCCTGCCCCTGCCTACTGCGTGCCTGTGCCCCTCCTCACAATGCTCAGCCCTCAGTGTGGGCACTCACCTGGGGCCCCCTGCACACCAAGTCCAGCTGGCCCATCCCAGCCTCATGTCCAGCCTGAGTCCCTCCCTGGCCTCTTCTGTCCTGCTTGTCGGTCACCATGGGGTTATGCCTCAGGCTCTAGAAGCTCAACCCCCTCAGCTGCCCATCAGGAACAAGCCCCTTGGCCCCACCTCTGGCTCACCCTTGggccctccttctccctctgcctcctcaaaATCATCCCCACGCCCAGTTCTCTCTGCTTCCCAAATCTCTCTTGGTCACCCAGTCTGGACCCAGCATATTGTGGTGCAAGCTCCCACCCTCTGCTCAGCTCCCACTGCCCACACCTTGTCCTTTGGCTTCCCCAGCGTGGCCAGTGGCTTTTATCATAGAGAAGGACTCTCTGCTCCTGGCAGCCCCACTCCTACCGCAGCACCTGCACCTGTTGGACTTCGAGCTTTCCTGCCAGGCAGCTGGGATGTGGCCCTGCTGCGTTCTGGCTCCAGCCCAGGGTCAGGTGCGGTTGGGGGCACCCATGGCACCATGGGACACAGCTTTGTGTCCACTGGGCCCCTTTCATCTCTTCAGCCCACCATACCCCTGGCCTGAACTCACACCAGGTCCTTTGCCTGGTGGGGGACCAGAGGAGGTAGCCTTGAGCCCCACAAGACACCTCGTTCCCCGCCCTCCCCTACCAAGACCTGGAGACAAGCCCGGTGCAGTCACTGTGATGGCAGGGCACAGGCTGTGGCCACCAAAAGTGGAGAAAGGGCAGGGGGAatctgggggctggggcaggagcagggctcTGGCGTAGGGTCACAAATGTGGTTCTGTGGTGGCTTGCACCCAGGCAACGGTGGGCCCACCCTGGGTGCAGCCTGGACCCTGTAGCAGCCCCAGGCTGGAGTCTGATGGTGCAGGCAGCAAGGCACTGTGGACAGAAGACAGGAAGCCAGAGCCAAGGTGCTCCCCCAGGCTGGCCTTTGGTGGCATTAGCCTGGAGAAAAGCCCTGTGCTAGGTGCcagtgggcgggggtggggggtggcaggagCCACAGGGTGATAGCAGATGGTAGCCAATGCAGCTTCCCACTGGGCTCAGGGGTAGCGGGGTCCTCAGAAGAAGGTGGGCTCCAGGAAAGGGGTGGAAGTGATGTGGCCCTAGAGGGAGCCCTTCAGAAGGGGGTGGATGAAAAGATGGATGGTTAGGTGGGGGACAGACAGCTTTTATTGGAGGAAGTCattggggcaggggtggggtcctCATCTACTCCCCCAAAGAGGTCCAATCTCCCCAAGAGAGGGAGGGGACTGAAGAGGCTGGGGCCAAGGCGGGTAGAGCAGCTCAGGCGTGTGGTCctgggagcaggggcaggtggcccaGTGCCGAGTGGCAGATGGTACCATAGGCTTGGGAGTAGCCCCCAAGCGTGGCCCGAGCAGCCCCCTGGGCCCCCTGCGAGGCAGAGGAGCTGAACATCCTCCGGCCAGGCCGGGGCTCCGGGGGCAGCCGTGGAGGGACCTGCAGGCAGTTGGGGGTCAGCATGAGGGGGAGCAGGCtagggggagaagaggaagggaagccCTTGAGGGGTTGGGGGGAATGGGAAGGCCAGGGACGGGAGGGGGCtggactggggctggggctcacCAGTGGCACGCCAGCTGCCCTCACCCCACAGGACCGGGTCCAGTCACTGCGCATCAGGGCTTGGTTGGCTACCTGGGCTGCAGACTGCCAGGTCAGGGAAGGCACCGCCCCTCTCACACTGGGCTTCACCTGGAAAGGGGCGCATGATAGGGTCACTGAAAGGTATAGAAGAAGGGTTCCTCCTGTGCCCACCTCACCACAGCTTACCCGAGAGGGTGCCAAGGGGGGCTTTGCCTCTGTCCCAGGGGGCACAGGTTGGGGCAGGGGGGCCGAATTCTGCCTGGAAATGTTCCTGGCTGTGCTGGGGGCATCTATGGGGTGGGAAGATCAACCCTGGGGTTAGAAGTCCTGAGCTGTGCGTAGTCGGGGGCCCTGCACAGAAGAGGCCAGGCCATGCTCTGTGGGGGACAAAGACCACACACCATGCTCCAGATGAGGACCGGGGCTATTCTGAGGCCTGAGTCCAGGGTTCTGTGCAGGCGCCCTTGAGAGGAGCTGGGTGCCTGCTCTGGGCTTGAGCGGGTGCACCTGAGGCCCGGAGGCCCTGGGCTTTGTTGGCAGAGCGGCATCCCCCAagccctcctctttcccaatgTGGCTGTTGCTTCTCCGCTCCAGGATCATctgcgggaggggagggagctcaGAGGTGTATGGCGGGAGGCTTTGGGGGTCACTGAGGTAGGAGAAGGCCTCAAGGGTATGCATGGATAGGGAATGAGGAAGGTCTCAGGCTGGAGCACCTGATAGAGGCGGTTGCGATACTCAGTTGCGGAGAGCTGGACTCCTTCGTGCACCGGGAGCTGCACATCCGCCTCCGGAGTCCTCTCTCGGCCAGGGCAGTGGAACCTgtggagggccagggaggcccatGCAGGAGAGGTGAGAGCTGGCTGAGGTCAGCAGCCCCTGCAGCTTCCACCCCACCCGCGCGCTTTGGGGGCCCGCCCCCACCTCTGCACATAGGGGTGCTGCAGTGCCTGGGCAGCGCTGAGCCGCTTGTCAGGGGCAAACACCAGGAGAAGCCTGAGGAGGTCCAGGGCCTCTGGGGGTGTGTCTGGTGGCAGGATGGCATCTAGCATCTGCCGTGGCCTGTGGGCGCCACCCGTCATCTCCTCTCCAGGGCCTGCGGGCCCCTCGTCAGATCCGTGTCCGTGGCCTGGGGCACAGCTTCCAACCCTTGGCCCCACCCCactttcctgtctctgtggaccCCCATCCCTGATTTGCAGACACCTGGGAGGGTGGGAgacccctgcctgccctctggaCCCTCCTCCAGGCCTCCTTCCAGCCATCCAGGCCAGGGTGCTGTCCCACAGCCCCTGGTGCCAGCACTGGGGACTCCTGGCTTTTGGCATGACCTATCACAAAAGCAGGGCAGGGTGTCACCCAGCAGACTGGCCCCAGCAACATGGCAGGAAGGCCCCCCCAAGATAGGCTTCCCCTGCCCTGAACCAAAGTGCCCCCACTCACCGGGACCCCAAGCCATGCAGAATGGAGGTGCTGTAGCCTGAGCCGAGGGCCAGGAGGTCTGGCGGTGGGTGGCAGAGGGTGTCGGGATcaggggcctgggcaggtggggagtCTGGGCCAGCCATCCCTTCTGGGCTTCTGCTGTCTGGCAGGGCTCAGCACCCCAAtctgccctgcccagctcccagcaCAGTGACAATCCTTGGCCCTGCCAGACTGCAACCCTCAGGGACCTTGTTCTGACCTGGCTGGCCCTCCATGGTCACTGTGTGGCCCTCATGGTCCCCGTGGCCAGGTGCTGCCTCCCTTGCAGCCTCTGTGCAGttgcccccacctcctcccttgcCCATCCCTCCTCTCTGCGCTGCCCTGGCCTGTCAGGTGCTGTCTCCCCACAGCTGCATCCTCTGGCCCTCAGCATCCCTGGTGCCCAGCGCCAGGCTGCTGAGGTTGGGACCCCTGCACACATGCTCACCCCCCTCGGATGGAGGCGGGATGGTCTCCAGGATCAGCTCCAGCTGGTGGAGCGTGGATGTCCCCTGGAACAGGGGCCGCCCTCGAAGCATCTCCCCCAGGATGCAGCCCAGACTCCACATGTCCACCCCAGGGGTGTAcctggggcaggaaggggtgTAGGCATGAGGGAGACccagagacgggggtggggggtgctgggaGAGTAAGGTGAGGgcacagtgggggtggggaccaaGGCAGGCCCAGGGCACAGGAAGGCCTGGGAGCCCTAAGGGGGCAGGAGGGCATCCCTGGGGTCCTGCAGGGACAAGGGGACTTGAGGGTGTCTCACTGTTACCAGCTCGAGGACAGTAGCACTTCCGGAGCTCGGTACCAGCGTGTGGCCACATACTGGGTCAGGGCTTGGCCCTCGGGCCCCTCAGGGAGGTTGCTCACAGAGCGGGCCAGGCCGAAGTCACAGAGCTTCACCATGCAGTTGGCGTTCAGGAGGACATTGGACGGCTGGAAGAGGAGGTGGGCTGAGGGCTGAGCAGGCCATTGGGGGATGGGGACTGAGGGCTGTGCAGAGGCAGTGTGGGGCTGCACCTTCAGGTCCCGGTGGATGACTCGGCCTGAGTGGATGAACTTGGTGGCCCGCAGGAGCTGGTAGAAGATATAGCGCTTGTGGACATCCCTCAGCAGCCCGCCCTTCCTGATGACGGCATCCAGGTCAGTGTCTGGGAACAAGGCATGCACATCAGTCTGGGGGTGTGGGGACCAGGGAAGGACATGCAGGTCAGTCTGGGGCCAGACGAGGGGCACCTGGGGAGAGCCGGCAGGTCTGTCCCACTTTGAATCTGCCCATGGCCTGCAGTGCCTGGCCACCCTTCAGGCTTCTCAGTCCTGCCCACTATCTTTGTTGGTACAACAAGAAAAGTTCATGGAATTGTTTTCATACTTTATTTCATGTtgcctttgttttataaaatgagtaggaaaaggaaaatgcaggTGCAAACCATGGACAAAGCAGGAGCCTCGTGCAGGTGGGATCAAGGTGGTCACTGCCAGGCTCTGGAGGCTGACACTTGTCAGCTGTTTGTCCTTGGGTACAGGGTACAGGTGAAGGTACAACCCACTACAGGGACCCAGGCAGCAAAGGGACATAAAGAGGGAGTCAGGCCACCAGGTGGGGTCCAAAGGCCAggacagaggtggggctgggggctgagtgAGGCCTAACTCACCCATAGACTCCAACACCAGGTAAATGTCCCTGTCATTCTCTGCCCGCATCAGGTCAAGGAGGCGGATGATATTGGGATGGTCCCCAAACTCCTAGGGAGAGagttggctgctgctgctgcgagGCCAGGGCTGTGCCCTGGGGGTTGAGGGCCAGCTTTCCCCTTGTCTGGAGAGACCCGGACCTGGGGAAGGGGAGCAAGCAGGACAGCCTAGGCCACTCACCTGGAGGAGCGTGATTTCCCGGAATGTTCTCTGGAAGAGACAGAAACAGGTGTGGGGTGGACAGAGCAAGCAAGAAGCCCAAGTCCTGAAAGGTCCCAAAGGGGCTGGTGCCCGTCACCCAAACACCCACTGGACCATGGGTCACAAAGGGGGTGTGCTACGGGAAATACCAGGAAACCTGCTGCGATTGGGTGTCAACTGTATACCTGGGCTTCCAGGCACCCAGCAACGTCagtcccacccctgccctccgcCCTTACCTGGGCATCTGTCTTATCTCTAAAGGCATCAAAGATTTTCTTGATGGCAACGACCTCACCAGTCCTCCGGTCCACTGCCTTCCACACAATGCCGTAGGCCTGGGGAGGAGTCCGGTCAGCCTGCCCAGCCATgccctgcacccccccccccagattGCCCCTCCACACAGAGGCCACTCACTCCCATGCTGGGTCCTAGGAGGGGACAGGAGTGTGGCGAGGCCTGGCACTCTGGACCCTGCACCTGCAGGCTGCCCAGCTGCTGCGTGGGACTCCGCACCCTCCAGAGGAGAGTTGGAGAGgcccctggaggaggtgaggtcaCAGAAGGGAACTTCTGGGCAGGAACTGAAGCCTGCCCCTCTCAGGCATGGCCTTCCATCTTTCCAGCTGCCCGGGCATTCtcaatccctctctctctcacacacaccacaTCCAGCCTGCCAGTAAACCTGCTGGCTCCACCTTCAGATTCATCCAGAACCTCACCACTTTCTACCATCCTGGTCTGAGCCTCCAGCATCTCTCGCTGGGCAGCAACGCTACTCTCTTAGCTGATCTCCCTCTGCCACTTCTGCCCACCCCCACGATGGGCCCTCAACAGAGGGGGCAGGGTGAGCCTTGTAAAGTGGTACCAACGGCTGCTACAGCTCCCAGTGTCAATaacagtaaaagccaaagtccttgaAGTTCCCCAAAGCCCCCCACACAATCGGACACACATCTCtcccttttcccccttctctcctccccccccccccgcccccagttcACTCCTATCCAGACACACACA contains these protein-coding regions:
- the MAPK15 gene encoding mitogen-activated protein kinase 15 isoform X2, giving the protein MCAAEVDHHVARRYLLKRRLGKGAYGIVWKAVDRRTGEVVAIKKIFDAFRDKTDAQRTFREITLLQEFGDHPNIIRLLDLMRAENDRDIYLVLESMDTDLDAVIRKGGLLRDVHKRYIFYQLLRATKFIHSGRVIHRDLKPSNVLLNANCMVKLCDFGLARSVSNLPEGPEGQALTQYVATRWYRAPEVLLSSSWYTPGVDMWSLGCILGEMLRGRPLFQGTSTLHQLELILETIPPPSEGDLLALGSGYSTSILHGLGSRLLLVFAPDKRLSAAQALQHPYVQRFHCPGRERTPEADVQLPVHEGVQLSATEYRNRLYQMILERRSNSHIGKEEGLGDAALPTKPRASGPQVHPLKPRAGTQLLSRAPAQNPGLRPQNSPGPHLEHDAPSTARNISRQNSAPLPQPVPPGTEAKPPLAPSRVKPSVRGAVPSLTWQSAAQVANQALMRSDWTRSCGVRAAGVPLVPPRLPPEPRPGRRMFSSSASQGAQGAARATLGGYSQAYGTICHSALGHLPLLPGPHA
- the MAPK15 gene encoding mitogen-activated protein kinase 15 isoform X1, which gives rise to MCAAEVDHHVARRYLLKRRLGKGAYGIVWKAVDRRTGEVVAIKKIFDAFRDKTDAQRTFREITLLQEFGDHPNIIRLLDLMRAENDRDIYLVLESMDTDLDAVIRKGGLLRDVHKRYIFYQLLRATKFIHSGRVIHRDLKPSNVLLNANCMVKLCDFGLARSVSNLPEGPEGQALTQYVATRWYRAPEVLLSSSWYTPGVDMWSLGCILGEMLRGRPLFQGTSTLHQLELILETIPPPSEGDLLALGSGYSTSILHGLGSRPRQMLDAILPPDTPPEALDLLRLLLVFAPDKRLSAAQALQHPYVQRFHCPGRERTPEADVQLPVHEGVQLSATEYRNRLYQMILERRSNSHIGKEEGLGDAALPTKPRASGPQVHPLKPRAGTQLLSRAPAQNPGLRPQNSPGPHLEHDAPSTARNISRQNSAPLPQPVPPGTEAKPPLAPSRVKPSVRGAVPSLTWQSAAQVANQALMRSDWTRSCGVRAAGVPLVPPRLPPEPRPGRRMFSSSASQGAQGAARATLGGYSQAYGTICHSALGHLPLLPGPHA